A genomic region of Phoenix dactylifera cultivar Barhee BC4 unplaced genomic scaffold, palm_55x_up_171113_PBpolish2nd_filt_p 000100F, whole genome shotgun sequence contains the following coding sequences:
- the LOC120104779 gene encoding serine/threonine-protein phosphatase 2A activator-like, translated as MTDAEPSSPSSAASADSSCAAVCSTSATAAEASPPPSSVCSTYGGPTASISSAAGRHFLGFIAALSHSVRGRKISDPVPPFSQTVTSLLSLLQALTSWIDEIPPLPHSARYGNPAYRSWLARLSTEAPALLLPLITSEELLPATDELLPYLLDSFGNASHIDYGTGHETNFATFLACLGLIREEDYPALVIRVFVAYLELMRRLQITYCLEPAGSHGVWGLDNYHFLPFIFGSAQLIDHKYMKPKSIHNQDILDNFSHEYIYLACVAFVKKVKKGVFAEHSPMLDDISAVPTWSKVNSGMLKMYKAEVLEKVPIMQHFVFGLLIKWYHFHRSVGI; from the coding sequence ATGACCGACGCCGagccctcctccccctcctccgccgcctccgccgaCTCTTCATGCGCCGCCGTCTGCTCCACCTCCGCCACCGCGGCCGAGGCCAGCCCGCCGCCGTCGTCGGTGTGCTCCACCTATGGCGGCCCCACCGCCTCCATCTCCTctgccgccggccgccacttcCTTGGCTTCATCGCCGCCCTCTCCCACTCTGTCCGCGGCCGCAAGATCTCCGACCCCGTTCCCCCCTTCTCCCAAACCGtcacctccctcctctccctcctccaagCCCTAACCTCTTGGATCGATGAGATTCCCCCACTCCCCCACTCCGCCCGCTACGGCAACCCTGCCTACCGCTCCTGGCTTGCCCGCCTCTCCACCGAGGCCCCCgccctccttctccctcttatTACCTCCGAGGAGCTCCTCCCCGCCACTGACGAGCTTCTCCCCTACCTCCTCGACTCCTTCGGCAATGCCTCCCACATCGACTACGGCACCGGCCACGAGACCAACTTCGCCACCTTCCTCGCCTGCCTCGGCCTCATCAGGGAGGAGGACTACCCGGCCCTCGTCATCCGGGTCTTCGTCGCCTACCTCGAACTCATGCGCAGGCTCCAGATCACCTACTGTCTCGAGCCCGCTGGGTCTCACGGTGTCTGGGGCCTCGACAACTACCACTTTCTCCCCTTTATCTTTGGCTCAGCTCAGCTTATTGATCACAAGTATATGAAGCCCAAGTCGATTCACAACCAGGACATTCTTGATAACTTCTCCCACGAGTATATATACTTGGCCTGTGTGGCTTTTGTCAAGAAGGTGAAGAAGGGGGTGTTTGCTGAGCACTCCCCGATGCTTGATGATATCAGTGCGGTCCCGACATGGAGCAAGGTGAACAGTGGAATGCTGAAGATGTATAAGGCTGAGGTGCTTGAGAAGGTGCCCATCATGCAGCATTTTGTCTTTGGTTTGCTCATCAAATGGTACCATTTCCATCGTTCCGTTGGCATTTGA